The DNA sequence TTCGACGAGGCACTCACCGGCGCCGGGACGACCCAGGTCGTGTTGCTCGCCGCGGGCCTCGACGCGCGGGCCCTGCGGCTGCCGTGGCCCGCCGGGACCACGGTGTTCGAGGTCGACCAGCCGAAGGTGCTGGACTTCAAGGACGGGGTCGTCGCCGAGGCGGGGATGACGCCGACCGCGCGCCGGGTCACCGTGCCGGTCGACCTGCGCCACGACTGGCCCGCCGCGCTCGCCGCGGCCGGTTTCGACCCGGCCCGGCCGACCGCCTGGCTGGCCGAGGGGCTGCTGCCCTACCTGCCCGTCGACGCCGAGCAGCTCCTGTTCGAACGGGTGCACGCGCTGTCGGTGCCGGGCAGCCGGATCGCCGTCGAGCACTTCGGCGACCAGGTGGAGCGGATCGCGGACGACCCGTCGTTCCGGGTGGCCGCCCAGGAGATGCTGCCCGGCACCGACGTCCGCGAGCTGTTCTTCGCCGAGCCCCGGACCGAGCCCTGCGACGCCTGGCTGCGCCGCCACGGCTGGACGGTCACGGCCCGTACGGCCCGCGACGTCGCCGCGGGCTACGGACGACCGCTGGGCGGCACGGTCGCCGACATCCTCGGCGCGACGACGCTGCTGTGGGCCGATCGGCCCTGAGCGGCGGGCTCAGCGCGCGGCGCGGGCGTCGACGAGCAGCGCAAGGTGCAGCGTCGTCCGCACCTCGGGGTCGGTGAGGTCGAGGTCCAGCAGGGCGGACAGGCGGCGCAGCCGGGCGTAGGCCGCCGGGCGGCCCACCCCGAGCCTGCGGGCGACGTCGGCGACGACCCCGCCGGTGTCGACCAGGGCCCACAGGGTGTCCCGGGCGTCGGTCCGCGCGGCCGCGGGCAGTGCGCCCACCGGGCCGAGGACGTCCGCGGCGAAGCCGAGCAGATGGGGGTCGTCGCCGAGGCGGTGCACCAGCCCGCGCAGCGCGGGCACCCGGACGGGGCCGCGGCCGCCGGTCGCGGCGTGGGCGGCCGCGTCCTCGCGGGCCCGGCGCAGCAGGTCCGGCAGGTCGGCGACGGAGCCGGGCCCGGCCGTCGCCGCGGGCACCGTGGCGGGCAGCGCGGCGAGCAGCGGGCCGCCGTCGCCGGGGACGAGGACGACGAGCTCGCCGGGTGCGGGGGAGGCCACCGTCGCCGCCGGCGCGACGACGGCGAGTGCCGCATCGAGGCCCTGGTCCGGGGGGTGGTCGCCGGTCGCGCGCAGTGCCACCACCGACAATCCGACGGCGGTGTCCAGCCCGGCGGCACGGGCGCGCACCGCCAGCCGCCCGGCGTCGGACGGGACCGCGGCGGCCAGGTCGGCGACCAGCGCGTCGCGGGCGGCACGCAGCAGGACCACCGGATCCGGGTCGAGCAGCGACACCGCGTCCGCGGCGGCGTCGAGCACCGCGCGGACCCGGTCGGCGGTGCCCGGCGTCGGCCGCGACGGCACCGTCAGCCGCCCCCACCGCGCGCCCGGCCGCCCGACCGGCGCGGTCGCCCAGCCCTCGGGCCCGGCGGGCCCGGCGAGGCGCGAGCGCGCCACCCAGTCCCGCAGGTCCGGACCGCCCGCCGTGAGCAGGACCCGGTGCGCGAGGTCCTCGCACACCACGGGCGCGTCGATCCGGCGTGCCAGCTCGTCGACCACGCGCTGCGGCCCCACCCGGTGCAGGGCGAGCGACCGGAACGCGGCCTCGGCGCCCGGCGCCCCGGGGAGGTCGTCGCCACGGTCGACGATCTCCCCCAGCACGCCCGCGACGATCTCGGCGAAGCGCACCGTGCGGCGCAGCTCCACCAGCGGGAACCCGGCCGCGCGGGCGGCCTGCACCAGCCCGGCGGGCAGCGACGGTAGCTGCTGCCCGATCTCGACGACCAGCCCGACCGCCCCGGCGGCCCGCAGCGCGTCGACGTAGCGGGCGGGGACGGTGGTGGGGTCGGCCACCGGCATCCCCACCGACAGCACCAGCACCCCCTGGGGCAGCGTCCCGGCCGGGTCGGCGACCTCGCTGACGTGCACCCAGCGCACGGGGGTACCCAGCGCCGCCCGCCCGGCCCGGACGGCCGGTGCCCCCGCCCGGACCTCCGGACGGGCCAGCACATCGACGATGGTCGGGTGCACCGTGGATCCACTCCGTTCGCCGGAAGGCTCGGGACGATACGGATCGTATCCCTGATCGGAGCCGTCGCGGCGCCGACGATCGGAGGTGTCCACGCCGCTACCGAGGGAGCCCCACGTGACCGCCGTCGAGAACCCGACCCGGACCGAGGCCGGTGCGACCCCGGACGCGCCCGCCCTCTCGCCGCACGCCGACGCGGCGGGCCGGCACCTCTGGATGCACTTCGCCCGGATGCACGGCCGCGGCGGCGCGAACCCGATCCCGGTCATCGCCCGCGGCGAGGGCGTGCACCTGTGGGACGACCGCGGGCGCCGGATCCTCGACGGCCTCGCCGGCCTGTTCGTCGTCCAGGCCGGGCACGGGCGGCGCGAGCTGGCCGAGGTCGCCGCCCGGCAGGCGTCGGAGCTGGCGTTCTTCCCGGTCTGGGGCTACACGACCCCGCCCGCGGCCGAGCTCGCCGAGCGGCTGGCCCATCTCGCCCCCGGCGACCTGAACCGGGTCTTCTTCACCTCCGGCGGCGGCGAGGCCGTCGAGAGCGCCTGGAAGGTGGCCAAGCAGTACTTCAAGCTCCGCGGCCGCCCGCTCAAGCACAAGGTGATCTCCCGGGCGACGGCCTACCACGGCACCACGCACGGGGCGATGGCCGTGACCGGGCTGCCCGCGATGAAGAAGGACTTCGAGCCGCTGGCCCCCGGCGGGTTCCGCGTGCCCAACACCAACCTCTACCGCCACCCCGAGTTCGACGGCGACGCCGAGGCGCTGGGCCGCTGGGCCGCCGACCGGATCGAGGAGGCCATCGCGTTCGAGGGCGCCGACACCGTCGCCGCTGTCGTGCTGGAGCCGGTGCAGAACTCCGGCGGCTGCCTGACCGCGCCGCCGTCGTACTTCGCCCGGGTCCGCGAGATCTGCGACCGGCACGACGTGCTCCTCGTCGCCGACGAGGTGATCACCGGCTTCGGCCGCCACGGCGTACCGTTCGCCAGCGCGAAGTTCGGGTTCACCCCGGACATCATCACCTGCGCGAAGGGCATGACCTCGGGCTACGGGCCGCTGGGCGCGATGATCGCCTCTGAGAAGGTGATCGAGCCGTTCCTCGCCCCCGGCGTGACGTTCCCGCACGGCTACACCTGGGGCGGGCACCCGGTCTCCGCCGCCGTCGCGCTCGCGAACCTCGACCTCATGGAGCGCGAGGACCTCTACGGCAACGTCGCGTCCCACGCCGACGCGTTCGGCGCGACCCTCGGCCGGCTCCGCGACCTGCCGATCGTCGGTGACGTCCGCGGCGACGGCTACTTCTGGGCGATCGAGCTCGTGCGTGACCGGGAGACCCGGGAGACCTTCGGTCCGCAGGAGCGGGAGCGGCTGGTGCGCGGCTTCCTCCCCGGGGCGCTGTTCGAGGCGGGCCTGTACTGCCGGCCCGACGACCGCGGGGACGTCGTGATCCAGCTGGCGCCGCCGCTGATCGCCGGACAGGCCGAGTTCGACGAGATGGAGCAGATCCTGCGGCACGTGCTCACCGAGGCGGCGGAGGTCGTATGAGTTCGTAGGGACCCGCCGCGTCGGGTTGTTGACCAACCGGCGGGTAACTAGGTTGAACGCGCAGGCGCCGCACCGCGGCGGGGCATGCGACGGGGGGCTCCATGACGACCGACGACCTCACCGGCGGACGCGAGGTCGTCGTGACCCAGGCCCGGTCGCACACCGAGCGCGGCATCCTGCGGCGCTGGGCCGAGGAGCACCACCCGGGCGCGAGGGTCGTCGGGATCGGGCCGAACGGCGAGGTGCCCTCCGTCCTGGGGGAGGCCCTGCACGGCGACGACACCGTGATCGTCCCCGCCCGCGTGGCCTGGGTGACCCCCGAGCCGGAGGACAGCGGCGCGGTCGGCAAGCTCACCGGGCTCGCGACCTCGGCCGTCATGCGGATGGCCTGGTCGCCGCTGCACCCCTCGATGGCCCGGCACCGCCCGGACGCGGCGCGGGTCGTCGTGGGGGAGGCCGCGACCGTCGCCGACCTGGTGTCGCGGTTCGTCGCCCAGGAGAGCGGGCGGCCCGGCAGCAACGGCTTCACCCGCTTCGTCGCCCGCCAGGCCGTGCTGGCCTGCGACCGCGCGGAGCGGCGGATCCTCGGCGACCGCTACAAGGTGCCGCGCCGGATGGTCGAGCAGATCACCTCCTCGTCGCGGTTCGCGGCGCTGGTCGACCGGCTCGCCCGGCAGACCGGCACCCCGGCCGCCGAGGTCGAGCAGCGCCTGGAGTCCTGCCTGCACGAGATGGCCGCGGTGCAGAGCCCGCCCGCGATCGACGTGTTCCGGGCGATGATGGGCCCGATGCACTCCAAGGCCTGGGACGTGCAGGTCGACGAGTCCGGGCTGGAGCGGTTGCGGGAGCTCAACAAGGAGCACGCACTGGTCTTCCTGCCCAGCCACCGGTCCTACGCCGACCCGCTGCTGTTCGCCGAGGTGCTGCACGACCGCGACTTCCCGCGCAACCACGTGCTCGGCGGCAACAACCTGTCGTTCTGGCCGATGGGGGCGCTGGGCCGCCGGGCCGGGATCGTGTTCATCCGGCGCACCTTCGGCGGGGACACGATCTACAAGGCCGCGATCCAGGAGTACCTGGGGCATCTGCTCGCGAAGCGCTTCAACCTGGAGTGGTACATCGAGGGCGGCCGCAGCCGCACCGGCAAGCTGCGCAAGCCCCGCATCGGGCTGCTGCGGTACCTGGTGTCCGCGCTGGAGGAGCGCCCCGAGCTCGACGCGATCCTGGTGCCGGTGTCGATCGTCTACGACCAGCTGCACGAGGTCGGAGCGATGGCCGCCGAGCAGCGTGGGGCGGCGAAGAAGGCCGAGGGCCTGGGCTGGCTGCTCGGCTACTTCCGGGACCAGCGCCGCCACATCGGCACCGCCCGGGTGCGCTTCGCCGATCCGTTCGCGCTGCGCCAGGCGCTGGCCGACGCCGGGCCGGGCCGGGCCCAGCTGGAGAAGGTCGCGTTCCGGGTCTGCGCCGGCATCAACCGGGTCACCCCGGCCACCGCGACCTCGCTCGCGACCTTCGCGCTGCTCTGGGCACAGGACCGGGCACTGACCCTGCAGCAGGTCCGGGAGGTCGTCGCGCCGTTGGCGGACTACCTGGAGGCCCGCGGCATCCCGGTGCCGATCGCCGAGCTGCGGACCCGGCACGGCCTGCGGATGACCCTCGACCGGCTGGCCGAGGCCGGTGTCGTCACGATCTACGACGGCGGCACCGAACCGGTCTTCGCCATCAGCACCGGCCGCCACCACGTGGCCGCGTTCTACCGCAACGGCGCGCTGCACCACCTGCTCAACCGGGCCATGCTGGAGATCGCGCTGCTGCGGGTGGGCGACGCCGACCCGGACGAGGACATCGTCGAGGTCGCCTGGCGCGAGCTGGCCCGGCTCCGGGACCTGCTGAAGTTCGAGTTCTTCTTCTCCACCCGCCGCGAGTTCCGCGCCGAGATCATCGGCGAGCTCGACCTCGTCGACCCGCAGTGGCGGACCCGCGCGGCGGATCCGGCCGACGTCCGCGGCGCGCTGCGGCAGGCGCCGCTGCTGGTCGCACCGGGTGTGCTGCGCTCGTTCTTCGACGCCCAGCTCGTCGTCGCGGACCGGCTCGTCGCGCTCGGCGAGGAGCCGATGACCGACGAGAAGGAGTTCCTGGAGGACGGCCTGGGGGTCGGCCGCCAGATGCTGCTCCAGCAGCGGGTCGACCGCGCGGACTCGGTGTCGCGTGAGCTGTACGCCACCGCCGTGCGTCAGGCCGCCAACCGCGACCTGCTCGCCGAGCCGGAGTCCGGCGCGGCCGGTGCGCCGTTGGCCGACCGGCGCGCAGCCTGGCTGACGGAGGTCACCGCGGTGATCCACGATCTGGGACGGCTGGGCGAGCTGCAGCGCGCCCGCCTCGAGGTGGTCCTCGGTTCCGGCGAGACGACGACGGTCGCGGCCTCCGCCGCCGGCGCCGTCGTGCCGCCGGCCGGGGCACAACAGCGTGCGGAAGGGGACTCGGGTGTCGCCAGCTGACGGTGCGCGGGACGGGGACACCCGGGCCAGGATCCGGGCCATCCGGGAGGCCGAGCCCGGACCGGGCACGATCGCCTACTTCGACTACGACGGCACCGTCATCGACGGTTACTCGGCGGGCGCTTTCTACCGCCGACGGCTGCGTGAGTTCGACGTCGGCCCGGTCGAGATGGTGCGCACGGTGCTCTCGGGCATGCGTGGCATCCGCACCGACGACGACTTCAAGGAGTTCCTCGCGATCACCCTCGCGACCTGGAAGGGCCGTAGCGAGGACGAGCTGCTCGCGCTGGGCCGGACCCTGTTCCGCGACGAGATCGCGGCCGCGCTGCACCCGGAGGTGTGGGAGCTCGTCGCCGCGCACCGGGAGCAGGGCCACCAGGTCGTGATGGCGTCCTCGGCGACCCGGTTCCAGGTGCAGCCGATGGCCGAGGAGCTGGGCGCGGACCGCGCACTGTGCACCGAGCTGGAGGTGCGCGACGGCGTGCTGACCGGCCGCGTCGCCGGGACCTCGCTGTGGGGGACCGGCAAGGCCGACGCGGTGCGGGCCGACGCCGCGGCGCACGGCGTCGACCTCGCGGACTGCTTCGGCTACGCCAACGGCACCGAGGACGCGGAGTTCCTCTCCGCCGTCGGGCACGCGGTGGCCGTCTCGCCGACCGACTCGCTGCGCAGGCTCGCGGTGGAGCGGGGCTGGCCGGTGCTCGACTGCGCGCCGCGGGGCGGGCTCTTCCCGAGCGTCGCCGACCTCGCCCGGACCGCGGTGTTCTACGGCGGCCTGCTGGGTGGTCTCGCGACCGCGGCCGGCGCGGGTCTGCTGCACGGCTCGCGGCGGCGCTTCGTCGACATGGCCGCCGGGGTGGGCTCCGACGTCGCGTTCGGGCTGGCCGGGATCGACGTCGAGGTCAGCGGCGCGGAGCACCTGCACTCGGCGCGCCCGTGCGTGTTCGTGTTCAACCACCAGTCCAAGTTCGACGTGCCGCTGATGATGAAGCTCCTCCGCGAGAACTTCACCGGCGTCGCGAAGAAGGAGGCCGCACAGATCCCGGTGTGGGGCCAGCTGTTCTGGGCCGCCGACGTCGCGTTCGTCGACCGCGGCAACTCCACCGCCGCCCGGGAGGCGCTGCGCCCCGCCGTGGAGAAGCTCCGCGACGAGGGGGTCTCGCTGGCCATCGCGCCGGAGGGGACGCGCTCGGCGACGCCGCGGCTCGGCCCGTTCAAGAAGGGCGCGTTCCACATCGCGATCCAGGCCGGTGTCCCGATCGTCCCGGTGGTCATCCGCAACGCCGGCGAGATCATGTGGCGGGGTGCGCAGACGATGCGCGGTGGCACCGTTCAGGTCGCGGTGCTCCCGCCGGTGGACACCTCGTCGTGGGTGCCGGAGGACGTCGGGAAGTACGCCGACCAGGTCCGCGACCAGTTCCTCGACACGCTCGCGGCCTGGCCCGAGCGGCGGATCGCGCAGGACGGACGCAGCCAGGAGGACCCGGCATGAGTGACACTCCGCTGGCGTGGGGTTCGGTCCGCGAGATCTCGTCCTTCGAGACGATGATGTGGCGTGCGGAGGCCGACGACGCCCGGTTCCGCTCGCCGGTCCTC is a window from the Pseudonocardia sp. HH130629-09 genome containing:
- a CDS encoding SAM-dependent methyltransferase, which encodes MRTVDDQWDITSSVGVTALAVAAGRALETRRPDRLVEDPYAQRFVDAAGTLSAVPQHPDDPADPWVVQAGYQGVRSRFFDEALTGAGTTQVVLLAAGLDARALRLPWPAGTTVFEVDQPKVLDFKDGVVAEAGMTPTARRVTVPVDLRHDWPAALAAAGFDPARPTAWLAEGLLPYLPVDAEQLLFERVHALSVPGSRIAVEHFGDQVERIADDPSFRVAAQEMLPGTDVRELFFAEPRTEPCDAWLRRHGWTVTARTARDVAAGYGRPLGGTVADILGATTLLWADRP
- a CDS encoding PucR family transcriptional regulator, which codes for MHPTIVDVLARPEVRAGAPAVRAGRAALGTPVRWVHVSEVADPAGTLPQGVLVLSVGMPVADPTTVPARYVDALRAAGAVGLVVEIGQQLPSLPAGLVQAARAAGFPLVELRRTVRFAEIVAGVLGEIVDRGDDLPGAPGAEAAFRSLALHRVGPQRVVDELARRIDAPVVCEDLAHRVLLTAGGPDLRDWVARSRLAGPAGPEGWATAPVGRPGARWGRLTVPSRPTPGTADRVRAVLDAAADAVSLLDPDPVVLLRAARDALVADLAAAVPSDAGRLAVRARAAGLDTAVGLSVVALRATGDHPPDQGLDAALAVVAPAATVASPAPGELVVLVPGDGGPLLAALPATVPAATAGPGSVADLPDLLRRAREDAAAHAATGGRGPVRVPALRGLVHRLGDDPHLLGFAADVLGPVGALPAAARTDARDTLWALVDTGGVVADVARRLGVGRPAAYARLRRLSALLDLDLTDPEVRTTLHLALLVDARAAR
- a CDS encoding aspartate aminotransferase family protein, whose protein sequence is MHFARMHGRGGANPIPVIARGEGVHLWDDRGRRILDGLAGLFVVQAGHGRRELAEVAARQASELAFFPVWGYTTPPAAELAERLAHLAPGDLNRVFFTSGGGEAVESAWKVAKQYFKLRGRPLKHKVISRATAYHGTTHGAMAVTGLPAMKKDFEPLAPGGFRVPNTNLYRHPEFDGDAEALGRWAADRIEEAIAFEGADTVAAVVLEPVQNSGGCLTAPPSYFARVREICDRHDVLLVADEVITGFGRHGVPFASAKFGFTPDIITCAKGMTSGYGPLGAMIASEKVIEPFLAPGVTFPHGYTWGGHPVSAAVALANLDLMEREDLYGNVASHADAFGATLGRLRDLPIVGDVRGDGYFWAIELVRDRETRETFGPQERERLVRGFLPGALFEAGLYCRPDDRGDVVIQLAPPLIAGQAEFDEMEQILRHVLTEAAEVV
- a CDS encoding glycerol-3-phosphate 1-O-acyltransferase, whose protein sequence is MTTDDLTGGREVVVTQARSHTERGILRRWAEEHHPGARVVGIGPNGEVPSVLGEALHGDDTVIVPARVAWVTPEPEDSGAVGKLTGLATSAVMRMAWSPLHPSMARHRPDAARVVVGEAATVADLVSRFVAQESGRPGSNGFTRFVARQAVLACDRAERRILGDRYKVPRRMVEQITSSSRFAALVDRLARQTGTPAAEVEQRLESCLHEMAAVQSPPAIDVFRAMMGPMHSKAWDVQVDESGLERLRELNKEHALVFLPSHRSYADPLLFAEVLHDRDFPRNHVLGGNNLSFWPMGALGRRAGIVFIRRTFGGDTIYKAAIQEYLGHLLAKRFNLEWYIEGGRSRTGKLRKPRIGLLRYLVSALEERPELDAILVPVSIVYDQLHEVGAMAAEQRGAAKKAEGLGWLLGYFRDQRRHIGTARVRFADPFALRQALADAGPGRAQLEKVAFRVCAGINRVTPATATSLATFALLWAQDRALTLQQVREVVAPLADYLEARGIPVPIAELRTRHGLRMTLDRLAEAGVVTIYDGGTEPVFAISTGRHHVAAFYRNGALHHLLNRAMLEIALLRVGDADPDEDIVEVAWRELARLRDLLKFEFFFSTRREFRAEIIGELDLVDPQWRTRAADPADVRGALRQAPLLVAPGVLRSFFDAQLVVADRLVALGEEPMTDEKEFLEDGLGVGRQMLLQQRVDRADSVSRELYATAVRQAANRDLLAEPESGAAGAPLADRRAAWLTEVTAVIHDLGRLGELQRARLEVVLGSGETTTVAASAAGAVVPPAGAQQRAEGDSGVAS
- a CDS encoding HAD-IB family hydrolase; amino-acid sequence: MSPADGARDGDTRARIRAIREAEPGPGTIAYFDYDGTVIDGYSAGAFYRRRLREFDVGPVEMVRTVLSGMRGIRTDDDFKEFLAITLATWKGRSEDELLALGRTLFRDEIAAALHPEVWELVAAHREQGHQVVMASSATRFQVQPMAEELGADRALCTELEVRDGVLTGRVAGTSLWGTGKADAVRADAAAHGVDLADCFGYANGTEDAEFLSAVGHAVAVSPTDSLRRLAVERGWPVLDCAPRGGLFPSVADLARTAVFYGGLLGGLATAAGAGLLHGSRRRFVDMAAGVGSDVAFGLAGIDVEVSGAEHLHSARPCVFVFNHQSKFDVPLMMKLLRENFTGVAKKEAAQIPVWGQLFWAADVAFVDRGNSTAAREALRPAVEKLRDEGVSLAIAPEGTRSATPRLGPFKKGAFHIAIQAGVPIVPVVIRNAGEIMWRGAQTMRGGTVQVAVLPPVDTSSWVPEDVGKYADQVRDQFLDTLAAWPERRIAQDGRSQEDPA